agggaattttattgaaccgtataattattatgagatcttctttggagttcaacccaatggggtatttagctaaagaaggattttagtgcaaaatatgccaacccaatatgtttattggagtttaaactaatttatgaaacaaaggtttcataatagatttcaaaacctattttaggtattacttataaagctcaaatgacatttatataagcaaaagtatttttacttattttatttttgaaatgattcaagtcccaaaagctcacactttggagaatttgaatttacaaattttctggaatttatttggacttatttcaagttaggaatcaaaagttattaataaaaaaaaaagaaaaaaaaaagagaatggaccgacccaactgggccggcccatctccaccgaacgcgccagccagccaggagctcgtgcttcctcctcctcctctgcacgTAAGAAATCCTTtctttccatattttctttcttcaatttctttcctttccgcACGTCTCTCTCCAAAAAGAAACCACCCCATCAATCCTCATCATCCCGGGAATCCAttcaggaaatcaatttgaagtttcctctaATTATCGCAGTTTCCAAAACAGGCGCCCCGAATGTCGGCCGTCGACATCcacgcccgatctccctcctcggccactataaaaggattccacgcgcgtcactttgagcctttgcctctcctctccctttcCCATGTAGAAAATTTGGCCTAAAAACCTCTGTGCAGCCGGCTATgtcgacgtcttcctccgccggtcaccgccacaattgttgccggtgagatcaCCCCGAACCTCCGTTCTCCGATTCTTTGCACCGGTAGACTCATGTGACCGTTACCTACCTTTGTGACAAGGTTTCATGACCTCTTGATGCTGTTGGCCGTGCCGTCCCCGACCTCATGCCAAAGCcgcgcccggagctccgcacgtcgccatccggagatgctaCGACCGTGCAAGCCGCGTCACGGTGTCCGCCTCAACGTCTTACACCGCCCCACCGAACCCTAGGTCAACATCATCGCCGTCcttcttcaactccggcgaactccgtgtcttttccggtgagcaacttttcagccgcagcagttttgattagccatgtttacaagcccatatcttttgatcagtGTATCATTTTTGTCCGAATATTTCTGTTGTAGTTAGAGCACGTCCACCTCTCTATACCAGACTAGATTTTATACCCCGTCTCCATGATCTTCAGTACggcatcttcgttggaaattgctattcgcagtatgctgtttctggattagccacctttcgaaattcatataaattgcttcattgatccgtttggttccaagCCTTCTGTAGATCATCAACTAGATCATGTTATACACATTAGTGTATTTGTTGCACAATTTCGGATTCATCTACCTaagtgcatcttcaatcaaaagtcgtatctgttaacactgtcacatcagttagctaTCTTCCGGAGCCTATATCTTGTGATCCATTACttgaaattagatgattctttctttcatgtcaagatcaaatccaaatataaatccTAGACCTATTTTAACAACtttccaagttcatccacactagtgcatcgtTAGTACCTCCAGCAGTTTTCCACACTTGGCCAATTCTAAgcctttagttacagaaactttgttatagattagcctgttttgtaagcctgtatcTTTTGACTCACAACACCTATTTAGGTTAAACCAGTGTCTTTTCAAATATTGTTAGATCTAGTTTAATTTATCCCATTGGTCCTTtgtcttttgaagccattagcaccagtacattttcagtagaagttagtatctttaatctgtcagaatcagactagccagctttgcaagccagtaggTATTTCTCTGTAGATCCTTTTGGGATGGGACTTGTTGGGTTAGCAAGTGCAATCTTAATACTATACAGTAGTATACTTTTCATCTCATGTTCTGTCATTTAGCACCATTTGCCAAACAGCCAAAGtatctaagttataacagttcctatagacttaaattccagacttagccacaTTAGTCCATGGccaaccaaactttgtatctgttaacactatcttattgattagcaatgttccaaagcccatacatgttgatccataTTTCCAAACTAGTTCATTCTTTCTGTAGTGACTAGAGTACACCAAACTCTAATTTCTGGACCACTTTGTACACCTTCCAAAGTTAATTTACAGTAACCCatgacccctagaaaattgtatctgttaGCAAACATTGACTTCACCGTTTCAACTCTGATAGAACCCAAGCCTTAttcctacctcttagatctatgcctaggatagcctaacagtagttaggtactgtttaatttaaacttcgtattattttggttctttatttggagttatgatttggagttctcgaataatcatttattattgcttttcgttcttcgcgatagattatacggagtgcgctaactgtgagtatcgaaaagaagaagaatacaaagacactaatcatgcaagttcactttgatcattcacctattattttattatgcactagattttattagttgcattgtcaggattattattgtatctatgctagctatgatctatcctactagtataggatacctttgtcatgaccttaccaccaattgccatcgtagtagtaaaatgctatgctatgataatatacgagggtggtattaatacaatgtgatactattgaattacaatatgaatttcctagcgtatggcaaaacaagtaattcaatgaaccatcctgggtgggctgctttgagttttcggatgtcatgacgttaggtccatttctatggggcccgctgagtcgtctctccgtgtgatttgggagcgtccatggtcgtctccccgtgcgattcggggagcgcctgcgtcacaatgtgggatgccacccgggataaccagagactggactagtttcctgtttagtagcttccagtacaaccacatggtattatgggctctgccaggatggatgtaagaaatatgaacccggatccgaggtgacatcggtatgtagcagtgtaggtgggggcgcgtccctcaggtggtctgggggaatatgttctgaaaattcctgtaatcgatgccgttgctactccacctggaggacagcaagggattaacacgtcgatttcttgtgggtaaagtgtaccacctctcgagagtgtcaaactaagtgcttagccgtgtccccggttatggacaattatgagcaactagatattggagctgtaagaaaagtctcagtcattccaatttcctaataaaatgaatggtttgaactgggtaggagcattgatgtttctactcaatgtgcctaggttaataggagcatgggtgtttctaccccgtgtccaatagaattaaaactatttgtttaaaaatgatatgattgaacaatgatgcttttatacaaatagccaaaaccccaccttgccaaatattgcatgtacttgataggttctgttataaccctttggtgaacttgccaatacattcaatgtattgaccccctagtggctgcaacgtttaaatgttgcaggtgaaccaggtgaagagtgaggtacgaattgttagggttgcgagtttacattccaacatgtttcgactgtggagttgttatgggactcctgtatcttttgccttccgctgcaagattttattttcttttgagataacccatgaggttatgcaatatgtaagttactactaaattctggatcaatgcgatgtaatatacttttgacctttgtatcttgatattacatcgtgaaactgtgtgtgctagcgagtcgatccagggactagcacagtaagcacagagatctaACCCTTGGTGaggggggatcgcttcacaaTGAAGACCTTTCGCCCGTTTACATCAATCCATTCTAGAttaatttggaaaaaaaatcctgcaTTTTATCAACAAAGTTAGAAAATACACTTCGGACAGAATGTAGTAATCTTAATTTTACATACATTAGAATTATTCTATGAACCTTACTTAGAGATATACAAGCcatttgggggggggggggctgccTCCATCACTGGTTTGGAAAACGTGAAACTAATGCCCCAGAAAATTACTTGTATTATATTATGGTTGATTAGTTCTAATTGTCTAAGGAGATAGACCCGTTGGAGGCTTGGATTTTGCCAGTCCGGCACTAATACCCCAACAACATTTAGCTGGGAAATGATCGAGGACGTGGATGTCTCCATGACAAGAATGTAATCAAATGCCCTATGTTGAAGCTGCCCCGCAAACAAAGTGCTACACGTGTCGTAAATAGATTGGTCAATTGGTCAGAGCTAGGTGAATACAAATACATGATGCTGGTAGATGAATACGATAACATACCCAAAAACAATACGTGCAGCGGTAGAGAGGCTGTCTAAGTCCACGAAATCAAAAAGGTAGTAATCAGTGGTGTCAGAAGACGTAGCAGATCCTACACCATATTGCAGATCATGAGCACAACTTTAGGCGGAGGTGTTGAAGTTAGACCATTGTCGCCCATCGTCTTGCAACAATCGTCCGAACATGTCCGTGCTAACAATCTAGGGTTGAAAATTGGGGTTTGATGAACAAATGGAAAATAATGATTATTGGATTGATTAGAAAGGGAGTAGTTAAGATGTCTTACAGGCTCGAGTCCACTTGAAGTCTGGCAAGGAACCCAGATTATGCTGCTCCCTATATCTTGGAAAGCAGTCTTGATTCTGAATCTTCACCTCCCTTATGTGTGGCGTAGATCATGCGAGGCCATTATGGCGTCGTCCAGCCCGGAGACCCCTTTCGACTACGGCATCGTCATTGGAACTGGGGTGTCCTTGAGCGGGATAAAATGTCAACGAAACGTAAGGCCCATCAAAAGAGCAGATCTGGAGGGCCATCAAACGGCGACAAGGGGTGCAGCTCGCCGGCGAAGCACACCTGGGCGGACCTTATGTCGATGACGGCGTTTATGTGGCTACGGCGGTTGCAGTTAAAGTTGATGTCAGTCAATTCAGGTGCTTATTGTTTAAGTGAATATGTGGATTGCAATTTTATACCATGCATTGAGTAACCAATTACTATTTGACCTGCTTTCATACAAAACAACGAACGCGAAATCAACATTCATGTCCTGCACATGAGTTTGTCAATCCGTAGCAACGCAGCccacgaaaataaacatattataaacacatcaacatttaatttgacgTTTTGATACAACTTTCcattgttccgtagcaacgcacgggttcttttgctagtaaGGCTAATAGGCCGAAAATCTTTGATGTTTGTAGCTCCCTGACATTTTGGCAGCAGCGTAATGAACGCCTGATTAACCGCCTGCAAACCCCACAATTTCTTATGAAAAAACTCATGGAAACAAGCCATGATATGGGCCTTGATTATGCCCCAGCAAGCACGAAAAAATACCCCAGTGATCCCATCCGGGCCGGGACACTTATCAGCCGGAAGCAACTTGACCACATCCCAAACCTCCTCTTCGGAGAATTCCCTCTCCAGATCACTCAGGTCATGCAATCCCACATGCAGCACGTCCAGAGCGAGTATGAACTGCCGCTCCAACCCCGAACCAATCAGATTCTCAAAGAAGGAATCAGCAAGATTCACCTTCTCCACCAGATCCGAGACAGATCTCTCGTTGTCAGAGAGCAGGGTGATGAAAAATTTTCGCCTCCGGTGGCTGGCCTTGAGATTTAAGAAATGGGTGTTGGCGTCCCCCTCCTGCAACCAAAGGATTCGTGATCGCTGACGAGCGATCGTCCTCTTAAGAGAAGCCAATCCCACCAATTTCCTTTTGAGGTTCCTGCAGAGATTGCTTGGTTGATGTCTGGCAAAATATTGATAAACCTGTTTTTATTGTTTCTTTACAAAACTTTGGTTGCCATTATAAAAGCCATTTCACCCGTCTTGTAGATTCTCTCAATTCCTCTCTCGTACGAACACGAAGCAAGCCCAGGCtcctttgctaaaaaaaagtcGACACCATTTATACACGTATAGGGAACTGCAaggcacaaaaataaaactcGAGCCTTTAttgttcaaaaataataatttgatTCCCCGTTTCTTTGAACTATTGTGTGAATACTACAATTTATAAATATAATTTGATTtaatatactctctccatccaacaaaggatgtctcaagtttctcaaaatttgaatgtatctagacatgacttagtgtatagatacattcaaatttagtcaaagttgagacatcctttgttggacggagggagtatacgaTTAGGTGtttgcttaaaaaaaactctagtTTTAATACTAGAGTATTTCCAAAACTAGGGTATTTTTTCTGTataaaaaaacttaaatctTAAGGAGTTGACgtgttttattttgttgttccgcGCGTACCGTTTTCATTGGCGCTGTTGTCCAACCTGGCGTCGTAATGCAAACATTCGGAGGTTAGTCTCTACGCGCGTACGATTTCCGTTTTAACAAAGGAGATGCCACCACTACGGGTAGGATAACATGCAAAGCTGACAAGCATGCATACACGTTCTTGTACTAATAGATTTTGAAAATTCAAATCTTTTTATAGCTCAAACCTTCTGTCCGATTCATAATCCATTTTCACCATTGGTTTCGTATCGACGAGTGCATCAAATCTAGATCTCACTTTGGTATGtttcgataaaaaaaaactttgttaCCAAGGGATAATTCACGAGTTACCATCCTACTGAAAAAGAAACTACCATGTGGCAACTCTGTTGATAAACAATGGTAACTCATATATTACATGATGGTAGCTTCAGTTCACAAGTTACCACCCTACATTGTTAGGTTGTCACATGGTAACTTGTTACGAACAAGGTGTCAACTTTATATATTATCACATGGTAACTGCAACTCACAAGTTACCACTCTATTTCGTATGAAGATTTCATATGATAATTTATTACTGGCGAGGTGGTAATTTCATCTACCATTGGGTGGCTTTGAAAAAATTAAACATTATGGAATCATTTCAATGTAAGATTTAGTTTCGAAAGTCTTGTGGATACATGGTTTAGAAGTTAAAACATTTCAGAGTTTTAAATTTTGGCAAAAGtatgttcatgcatgcatatatttcACTcttacacacatgcatgtctCTGTTGCTCACGTCGCATGGCTTATAAGTAGTGTTTTTTTCGCGTGATTATTCGATGAACTTTTTTAGTCCTTTTTGTTACCATGAGTTAGTACACAATTGACCACCATAATATGTAAGAAATTACCATATGATGTTTTTATTGCTATTAAATTGATAATTTCTTATATCATTGGACGATAATTTTATTACTAATAAGGTGGCAATTCATACAATTGATGGTAATTTTATTATTAAGAGAGTGCAatttcatatattattggatGGTAATTTTAATGCAAGTTATCATCATATTTTGTATGAAGTTAACACGTGGTAACATATTGCTAACAAgatggcaacttcatatattcGTGGGTGGTAACTTGTAAGGTGAAAAAACGTTTTTAAAACATACTAATATGGGATCTAGTTTCGAAGAACTCGTCGAGACAAAGCTAACCGTGAAAATGGATCGTAAATTGAGTAGATGGTTTAAGAGTtataatattttgaaatttaatTTTACAAAAGTTAGAATGCATGCAGACTCTACACAACATGCTCTTGATTTTGCCTGTGTACGTCGTCGTGAGGTCACAGGTGTTTGAGTGTTTTTGTCTTGGAGTGCAGGATGCATCGTGAACCGTACGCGTGTCCTTACTCTGGCGCGACCGGTCACGCCATAGCACGGTCCATAAAAAAAACCACGAAAGCATCATGGTTAAACCCAAAGTATTGATAAACTACGGTATTTTAGACTTCAGATACAAACACTACAGTTTTGACTAACCACATAACTGTTTGGCATGTTCAGTTTACCCCCTACCTCTCCACTGCCCTGCCGACCAAACTCAACAAGAAACTTGCAAGCCTAGCACTGGCAGCAATGGCAGCTAAGTAGACCTTCATCGTGATAAAGGCCGATGGCATCCAGAGGGGTCTCTGTTGacacctcctccttctccacaTATCTTCGCTTGTTCTCCACATCTCTTCTCTTATTGTTCTCCACATCTCTCCACGTACGTGCAGCCATGAAGCTCCAGAACGTAGAGAAATCATTCGCTGAGCAGCAACATTTTGATATGTCATCCAAGCCATTCTTCAGCAGACTTGTTGAGTACATCGTCTCTGAGCGCTAGCTCGTTGGTCTGCCGCCTGCAATCTTCTAGGAAACAACGGCGGAGGCCCTCCTGCTCCATCCTGGAAAGACGCCGCGTCGGTTTCCGGCCAAGGTAGTGGCCCCTTCGGCGTGGCCCCATGGCCCAGCTAGCCACTAGAGGCCCGTCCTCCGCGCCCGCACACTGCCGCCTCCTACACCTCTGTGTGACGCCCCCTGTTCATAGTCCCACGGTGCTGGCACTGGAAAATTGGgaatagagagagagggagagatgaAGGGAGGGGGTCAGAtctcaccttttttttatctccttTTGCTTTCTCCATCTCTGACGATTGAGACGACAGGTGGCGGGGGCATAAGATGCGACGAGTTGTTACAGCGAGCCAATTTTTGATGATTCGAGAGTTCAACCTAATCTTCTGTCAGAATTTATAATGAGTGAACGTTCGCTCGTTAGTCTTCCGGATATGCACCCCAAAAGGGCCAAACcagggttaaaaaaaaatccacctCAAACCCTCGTCCCGACCTACGCGTCTCCTGCACCCTTCCGTGCCTGACTCTAGTCTCTGACCCATCTACATCCGGCCCAGCCGACCAAATCGCCGTTCAAGGGCGCGCCCATGGAgccggcggtggagaggaaggcggccgagcaggaggatctgctgCGGCCAGAGCACGCCCGGAGCGAGGACACGCCCGCCcctgccgtcgaggaggaggacgaggcggaggcggaggagaacGAACGCCGCAACCGCGAGCTCAAGGCCGGCCTCCACCCCCTCAGGGTAAGACCCACCGCCGCTAGATCTAACTGTTATCCATTGCCCCCATCCCAAAAATGGTGAATCTTTGCATCTCAGAGAAGCTGGATGTAATAACCCGCGATCCTTTGCTGTGCCTTCGCAGCGCAAGCTCGTGCTCTGGTTCACGCGCCGGACCCCTGGGACGAGGTCGCAGTCGTACGAGGACAACATCAGGAAGATCGTCGATTTTAGCACCGTACGTGCCTCAGATATAGCAGATTGGTTTGAGGGGATTGATTTCCTCACTAGGTGTAGCTGATTgattgttgttgctgtttGTATGGCTTGTAGGTCGAATCGTTCTGGGTTTGCTACTGCCACCTCTCGCGCCCGTCTGCCCTCCCGAGCCCCACGGACCTGCACCTTTTCAAAGACGGTATCCGACCACTCTGGGAGGTATTGCCCAGAACACGGTGTTGCCAGTCGTGGTTCTGTTTAGCAGTGTCATGTCCACGCATGTTTCCAGTGCTTAATGCGGTTTAATTGGGCAGGATCCTGCAAATCGGAATGGTGGCAAGTGGATCATACGGTTCAAGAAGGCTGTTTCTGGTCGTTTCTGGGAGGATTTGGTAAGTAAATGTATTTGTGCTTCTAGGAAATCATTGGGTTGTTAGAGGACATATCCTAACTTCTGTTGTTTCTTAACCCCTAAATTAGAAATTCCCTTGCTTGAACCTGTATATTCACATTTTATTACCAGTAGGCTGATGCCTACTTGGTTTATGTAATGCCCTATTTACTGTATTGGTTGTTCCATCATGGGATCGTCCAGTGATGCTTActcttttctttgtgtttgGTCTTCAACTGGCATTACGTCAATGTGGGATCCTGTGGTGATGGACCATCATTTCATTGCCCAAGCCAAACATGAACATTAGGTCTGGAGTTAGAACAGGATGGTCCTTTCTTTTATAGAGCTAAATTGGTTTGTCCTCACCATGCCGTATTGCCATTCCCCACGAGTCATGACCACAGTACGAAAAGACGACAAAGAGTTGGGCCATGACATAAAACTAGTGATCCACATATCCTTGTAAAAAGGCCATCTCTTAACCAAATGGCTCTTTGTAGTGTGTAGCCATACCAACACAAACCTGAGCCTTGAGGTAGTATCATTACAATATCATGTTGACCAACACAAACCTGTATGCGCTGAAGCAAGTGGTTCAGCATAGAAAGAAGTTCAGGCTGAAACTGTAATGGATTATCAGCCTTCCAAAATGGACAGTCTTGTAGTTACAGTTCCCCACTTCCCTATGCACGCATACCATATCTACATTTTACATAGTTCCACTGAGCCATTTGTCTTCAATCTTCATTAGCATTGTCATTATTTAGTTTAATGTTCTAATTATTTTTGCTACTATATCTTCTTTGCTTGAAGTTCCTTACCTCTTAACCCTTGATCTAGGGCATAAATTTGTCATATCATTTCGGAGTAAAGCTGCATATCAATGTTTATGAAATTAACATTGCAAGTGACCTTATGCATACCTCGCGGCAGTAAATATTCCGCGTCGCTAGTTCAAAATGGGTGCTGGGGGTTAAAAATGTGAAACAAGATACTCCTTCTCATTTTATAAGGCACGTCTCAAAAATCTAAAATTTTCAGTTCATGAGCCCATTTGCTTCAGGAATAAGCAAATATTAattacaacaacaacaactaagcCTTTTCTCCCAAGCAAGTTGGGATAGGCTAGATatgaaacccaaacaaaaatttgtggaaaaaaaaagtaaagacaaaaacgaagaaaaaaaattcaaggtTCAGGCACATGGATTGCAGATTTCCATGCAGCCCTGTCGGAAGCCAGATCTCTGGACACATTCCAGTCTTTTAGGTCCCTTTTAACTGTCTCCACCCATGTTAACTTAGGTCGCCCTCTACCCCTCTTTGCATTACCAAAGCCCTTTAAAATCCCACTGTTAACTGGTGCTTCTGGTGGCCTCCGTTGGACATGACCAAACCACCTAAGTCTGTTTTGTACAAGTTTTTCTTCAATTGGTGCCACCCCTACCCTATCATGAATCACCTCGTTTCTGATCCGGTCTCTTCTTGTGTGACCACACATCCACCTTAGCATACGCATCTCTGCAACACTCATTTGTTGGATGTGTTGTCTTTTAGTGGGCCAACATTCTGCTCCATAAAGCATGGCAGGTCTGACGGGCATCCTATAGAACTTACCTTTTAGCTTTTGTGGGATCTTCTTGTCACACAGGACTCCAGATGCTTGCCGCCACTTCATCCACCCTGCCTTGATCCTGTGGCTAACATCCTCATCGATACCCCCATTGCTTTGCAGCATTGAACCCAAGTATTGAAAGGTGTCCCTCTTAGGCACTATTTGCCCTCCTAGACTAACCTCTCCGTCATTGCACCTAGAGCCACTAAAGTCGCACCACATATACTCGGTCTTAGTCCTACCGAGTTTAAACCCCTTGGATTTCAAGGTTTGTCTCCACAGCTCCAGCTTCCTACTGAGGCCCACCCTGCTCCCTTCTACTAGAACCACATCATCAGCA
This is a stretch of genomic DNA from Brachypodium distachyon strain Bd21 chromosome 1, Brachypodium_distachyon_v3.0, whole genome shotgun sequence. It encodes these proteins:
- the LOC100825140 gene encoding eukaryotic translation initiation factor NCBP, with protein sequence MEPAVERKAAEQEDLLRPEHARSEDTPAPAVEEEDEAEAEENERRNRELKAGLHPLRRKLVLWFTRRTPGTRSQSYEDNIRKIVDFSTVESFWVCYCHLSRPSALPSPTDLHLFKDGIRPLWEDPANRNGGKWIIRFKKAVSGRFWEDLVLVLVGDQLDYSDDVCGVVLSCRFNEDILSVWNRNASDHQAVMTLRDSIKRHLKLPHTYLMEYKPHDASLRDNSSYRNTWLRG